AGGAGATATTGGAATCGTATTGAAACAGACGAATCAAGGTGAGGGATGAAAAATGTTTTTACTTTTCTTATCAAGTTATAGCAGAATGAATATTTGTATGTGTGTGTTTATTGATCCATTTGTTTTTAGATTGGCTGATCGAATCCAGCTTTTTGATGAAATCCTCCTATGAAAAGGTTCCATTTTAAAGTCTTTTGGGTGGCCCAGATGGTTTGGCTTGGGGCTTCCATAATGGAGGTCTCAAGTTTGAAACCCCTTGCGTGTGACAGCAGGGGGTTGACCTTCTAGGTCGAGCTTGTTGCTTGGGGCTTGCTAGTGCAGTTTACCCTGCGAGGGTTTACCTGGTCATCAAAAAATGAGGTTCCTTCTTACATTGTAGTTGATTGTATGAATCGAGGTTGTTTAATTTGGTCTTCTATGTCTCCTTGTTGCCTCTGGCAGGGAAGTTTTATGAATATTAGATAACTCTTGCCTGTTTACCGCTTATTTGAAATTGAAACATGAGCCGTAAACTGATTCTTTCTATGCAATTCTGGTACTCGATACCTTAATTCATTAGCAATTTCTCATTCTGCTTTATTGCTATAGTTAAAAATTAGTGGAATAGCTTTGGAGAAATGTTTTGAGAGTTTGGTACTTGAGAAGTATTCTTAATTATTTGACACATCAGTATTAGTAGATATGTGTTTTAGATGCATAAAGGGCTTTGGTGTTGTTGATATCAGTTCCTTTAATTGAGAACAACTTATTTGCTTGAAAAGAGAAATGCTCAAGTTCCACTTTTACTGATTCCATGTCCTCATGATTTACTTACCAATTAGCAATCGGAACTCTCTTTTTCCTCATGATTTACCTAGCAATTGGAACTCTCTTTATAGTATGACGTCTTACGACCAGTAAATTCGTCAAGAATACGCCTTTCGCTTATCCTCCAAAGCAAAAGAAGGTTTAGAAAACTGATCACTATTTGTTGAAAAATCGCCTTCTGGTGGTGGCTTTTCGAGTATGACATACTTGCATTATGTTTTAGATTTACTGCTATTTGTTGTACACATTAAGCATTCTACATCTTAAGACATACCAATACTTAAGgatttcttttcctttccttCTCTGCAGATTCCAGTCCATTGCGTATCTCCAACAGATAtggtggtttgaagtgggtggaGAGGTTGATTTTCCATTCCCAGCAGGGTCCTATAGCATTTTCTACAGGCTGCAAGTAGGACGTGCCTCTCGAAGATTTGGACGGAGAGTTTGCAACTCCGAGCATGTTCACGGATGGGATAAAAAGCCAGTGCAGTTCCAGCTCTCAACATCCGATGGCCAGCAAGCTACAACCCAGTGTTACATGAAAGAACCTGGAAAATGGAAATACCACCATGTAGGAGACTTTACAGTTACAGGGTCTGCAGCAAATATGAAAGTTAAGTTCTCCATGACCCAAATCGATTGCACCCACACCAAAGGTGGACTTTGTGTAGATTCCGTGTTAATATGCCCAAGCGAATTTACAGAGAGGTTAAAGCGTTTTTAATTTGCTGTTAACCTTCTCCTTAGGAAAGAGTTTGTAAAAGAGTTAAGAGGTAGCACTATCCATCCATAGTTATGGAGAAGTTAATATGGAACGTCGATCAGCACTATATTAGATCGAGTCAATGTGTGCGTACGTGTATGGCAGGCTTTTTTAATCCCAACTACGCGTGTTCCTATGTATCATAGGGCTTTTTCTTTGAAGTTTTGGACACACACCTCTAGCGAGGTGGTAGTTGTACTGAGGTCTTATTGTATGTTAAATGCGACTACTTTTTTCATGTGTACTTTGAAGTTTGATCTTAGCATTCGAATGGAAGCAAGATTCTTTGGGTTTGATTGAAATATTGAATTCTTTTTCCTGCATTGAATGATATTCGTGACTTCGTCTTTTGCATGTCGTTGGATTGGAAGCCACATGCGATGCCTTCTTGGCTGTGTAATTGGCCTTGCCTGCTTAGTGCAAAAGTGCGTAAAGTAGATTCATTCTTTGGTTTATAAAGATCTTGTAGTAGTCATTGTTATTGAATGACCTCAACATGGTAAACTCACAAGGGCTGTGTAATTGGCATTGCCTGCGTAGTGCAAAAGTGCGTAAAGTAGATTCATTCTTTGGTTTATAAAGATCTTGTAGTAGTCATTGTTATTGAATGACCTCAACATGGTAAACTCACGAGGGCTGTGTAATTGGCATTGCCTGCTTAGTGCAAAAGTGCGTAAAGTAGATTCATTCTTTGGTTTATAAAGATCTTGTAGTTGTTATCGTTATAGAATGACCTCAATATGGTAAATTCACGAGGGCTTCCGCAAATTGTCAAAACTTCAGTGCGTATTGCCTCTTTTTATTGAAGGATATTTACGGGCAGGGTGACAAAATTCGTCCATAAAATCATGATTCGCCCAACTTGTTTAGATTTGGCGTGTTAGTAACTCGGTTATTTTGTTAATTGTGCTCATTTTGATTTGCTTAGTTGAATTCATTTTATAGCTAGGTTGATATGCAATCCAAATTGATTCAAGAGaaacttttttaaaatagtttttaaaaatagttttttatttGATAAGTTTTATATACTATATAGTcatattattaggaaaaaagtTTTATTAGgtgttcaaaaaaataataagaaaaaaagtttaaatttaAAACTTAGTAAGAATAGAAAACAAACTTTTAATGTAAAACTTAGTAAGAATTTAGCGGATTGGATTATGACTCGATTTTTAGTTCATTCCAGCCCAACCTTCTTCTGTCCAAGTAATATTTAAGTATTGCCTCACCCATTTGCTAACTCAATCCACTTTAACATTTTTAAATTCAGTCTAACATGTGTATTTGACACCCTTATTTAAACAGGAAAACCTAGGTTGTATAAAAATAGGTTATGCTTCATTCGATCGCACGTTTGTTTGGTTGAAAATGAATTGGGTCCATGTGTGTACTGTATCGATTTACAACCAACTTTTTTGTCACTTGTTTGTTTTTGAAATATCCAGCTATGCAATTGATTTGTTAAAAAATCTATCATCACACTTCAAAAGGGAAGTGTATCGTACATTCAAAATTAAAGCATTTATGCTTCCCAATTTGAAGGGACAGATATGAAAGGAGAAAAGGGGAATCAGTCCATTGAGCTTTGACATAGGAGAAAAATTGGCAAATAAACATTTTTATGTTACGAAACTAtaagtaagaaagaagaataaagTAGAGAGAAAAGTGAATACTTTTTATTCCTCTCGAAGGATTAGAGATTGGGGATTTTAGGGATATTCACATATATATTACAATGAAGgaaaatcattttatttataggaaaaaattgACTTGGTCCATAaataggattcctaacttttctccAAAGGAATCCATATTAGACATTCACTACCataaaaatatgtttataaCACTCACTCTTGGATGTCTATTTGATAGATTATATGTCTCGTTAAAACTTTACCAGAAAAAATCCAAAGGAAAAAATAGTACATCGTGTATTAACCCCTTATGAGAACATCAATCTAAAAAGTTGAATCTTCTCATTCGAAGCTTGTGCAccatcttctcaaaaattgtaGTTGGTAAAGACTTGATGCATAAATGAACCATATTATCACTCAAACGAATTTACTGGACGTTGATATCATCATTCTTTTGAAGCTCATGTATGCAGAAAATCTTTTGCGAAATGTGCTTCattctatctccttttatgGATCATCCCTTTAGGATCAAAGAATTTTGCAAATCCTCACTTCAACTTCTTTAAGCAAATAATCCATTGCTTAGGAAACTCTTTAAAAATTTCAGTAATATTCAAGTCATCAACTTGCATAACTATACAAATGATTCATGATTGATTTTATCCATATGATGATTATGAACAAGATTTTCAAGAACTTATATATGCTTCATGCATTTTGAATCTTTAAGCTATTTTCATATCAATTTTGTCAAGGGACAATATCCGATATTAAATGTATGACATCTTCTATTGACTAGATTGCAAGTCAAATAAGTTTTACGCTTATCAAGATGTATCATTCCACTTTTcacttgataaatatttttttgtctgCATGCTTTGATAGATCGTAAAATTCAGATCCTCGTAATCTTTTACAATATTGTGCAATATTGTATCAAATATATCGTCAATGATATATCATTTTTGTATCGGTTCACAATACggcataacttattgagatctCATCacttcattattttcaggtacctACCCTCTCATGAGGTTTCATGGAGTGTTATGTCGCAGGCTCTTCAAGAGCATATTGCCTCCTTGTTATGATTATCTTGATAATTtgctcttttcctttttcaagcATCATTTTATTTAGAACCGATCGGTCTATATCATGTATCATGCATGTCATAGACTTAATCCTATATTCAATAGGAGCATTTGCAACTCTTGGTTGCTTCTTATCTACCCCTTATGTTAGACAAAGCAACATACATCCCAATCTATTTTGGAGAATCCATCTTAGTGCATCGTGGTATATTCATTAATCATATACCACACATCAAAATTGTTAGATGGAAATTATATGGTCCCTAATCATAAACCAATTGAGAAAAATTGATCATAGTAGCCTGATGCATACTTTTGTATGTAATTTATCATATTTCAGACCACGAAGTTTTGTTTTTATAAACAATGATTGACTATTTATTTGAGATATTTAATATCACATCAGCTTGGATATTTATCAATATTATCGAGATAAATTGTCTTGACCGATTACATATTCTGAAAGTTGTGTTCTTAACTAAATACTTTGCACAAACAATTTTGCGAATGTCAAAATACAGATTGACAATAAACGTACATGTGATTATCTTATAAATGCATCTATTTATCATGTCACATGATAAGAGAACGGGTTCATATTCACCTTTTATATTTTCAGAATTTTAGGAGAATCGTCCCAACATTAGTTGATCCAATCAACTCATCATGAGAACAAGCAACATaaagaattttgaaagaatCTTCTAATTTCATTAATATGCACATCTTCGGAATGACAAAATTATTAATGTCAACTAATAAAATTATGTGTACTAGTAAACTTCAATTTTACTATAACATGTATGCCTTTTGTTTTAGTAAATTTCTGATTTACTATTACATGAATAAATTGCAGATGTACTACTTTAAGAGTAATTTTCAGATTTATTTCTTCTCAATTACTCTAACTCTGGATACCCTATCACGATAAAGTGCATATCCGTATTGATAAGCTTTATTGAATACTAACACATTCACTTTAGGGAATGAATCTGTATTGTATTTGTAGTATTTATCAAAAGTTCTCATTCTTTATGAATGGATCACAATCATTTAAGCATATATATCATCTTATGATAGCTTAGTACCTTATTCCACATTCATGTGAATTATTCAACTACTTATCTTCTTTCAGAAATATTATGCATTGCTATCACATTCACTCAAGGAATGTATCAAATTTAGTAGAATAGGTTTCATGACTTCTcaccaaaaataaattattttgctTTAATCATCATTATAGTGCATTGAGACTTGAAACTCAATGTCTTA
This Solanum dulcamara chromosome 1, daSolDulc1.2, whole genome shotgun sequence DNA region includes the following protein-coding sequences:
- the LOC129879824 gene encoding F-box protein PP2-A13-like, with product MGSSLSLFLIPRDSAAAAPPPPENTGLGDLPESCVASVMVYLNPSEICSLSMLNRAFRAASSADFVWESKLPLNYGSLIDKVFGGVDDFSNNLCKRDIYARLCRPSYFDSGTKKVWLDKSTGRVCLSISANGLSITGIDDRRYWNRIETDESRFQSIAYLQQIWWFEVGGEVDFPFPAGSYSIFYRLQVGRASRRFGRRVCNSEHVHGWDKKPVQFQLSTSDGQQATTQCYMKEPGKWKYHHVGDFTVTGSAANMKVKFSMTQIDCTHTKGGLCVDSVLICPSEFTERLKRF